A window of Prolixibacter sp. SD074 contains these coding sequences:
- a CDS encoding PglZ domain-containing protein has translation MKTIRILWADDEIDLLKPHLLFLEGKGYSVTAVANGDDAIEQVNRMNFDIIFLDENMPGLSGLETLASIKNTAPGIPVVMITKSEEEDIMEEAIGAKIADYLIKPVNPNQILLSIKKNIDKTELVTRKTTSAYQSEFARLGMQINDSLTHEDWMEVYRKLVFWELELEQSDDHTMDEVLLMQKSEANNAFSRFVKKNYMDWLTQPAGERPLISPDLFRHRVFPLLDQGERVFVLLIDNLRYDQWRILQQIVREYYTTDEEELYFSILPTATMYARNAIFSGLMPSEIAKTYPELWLNEEEEGIKNQHEEELFTRQMARFGRTEKFSFEKMTNLKSGRRVLENLSNIIENPLSVMVINFVDIMSHARTEMDMIRELANDEAAYRSLTESWFRHSPLLELLKELSSKDIKLVITTDHGTIRVHNPLKVIGERSTNTNLRYKQGRNLKYNRKEVFEMTNPAAGFLPASHVSSTFIFASVTDFFAYPNNYNYYVNYFKDTFQHGGISLEEMLVPFITLSPK, from the coding sequence ATGAAGACGATCCGAATTCTCTGGGCCGACGATGAAATTGATTTGCTTAAGCCTCACCTCTTGTTCCTGGAAGGCAAAGGTTACAGCGTAACCGCTGTTGCCAACGGCGATGATGCCATCGAACAGGTCAACCGAATGAACTTTGATATCATTTTTCTTGACGAGAATATGCCCGGCCTCAGTGGTTTGGAAACGCTGGCTTCTATTAAAAATACTGCCCCGGGCATTCCTGTGGTAATGATCACGAAAAGCGAGGAAGAAGACATCATGGAGGAGGCCATTGGTGCCAAAATTGCCGATTACCTCATCAAGCCTGTCAATCCCAATCAGATTTTACTTTCCATTAAGAAGAATATCGATAAAACCGAACTGGTGACCCGGAAAACAACCTCGGCTTACCAGAGCGAGTTTGCCAGGCTGGGTATGCAGATTAACGATTCGCTGACCCACGAAGACTGGATGGAAGTGTACCGGAAGCTGGTTTTTTGGGAGCTGGAGCTGGAACAGTCGGACGATCACACCATGGACGAAGTGCTGCTGATGCAGAAGAGTGAAGCCAACAATGCTTTTTCCCGTTTTGTGAAAAAGAACTATATGGACTGGCTTACACAGCCAGCCGGCGAGCGTCCGTTAATATCTCCCGACCTTTTCCGTCATCGTGTTTTCCCGTTACTCGATCAGGGTGAGAGAGTTTTTGTGTTGCTGATCGACAATCTTCGATACGACCAGTGGCGTATTCTGCAGCAGATTGTCCGCGAGTATTACACCACTGATGAAGAGGAGTTGTACTTCAGCATTTTGCCTACCGCGACGATGTATGCGCGAAATGCGATCTTTTCAGGATTAATGCCGTCGGAAATTGCTAAGACGTATCCGGAATTGTGGTTGAATGAAGAGGAGGAAGGGATCAAAAACCAACACGAAGAGGAACTTTTCACACGTCAGATGGCACGTTTCGGGCGGACTGAGAAATTCAGTTTCGAGAAAATGACCAACCTGAAATCCGGACGGCGTGTACTCGAAAACCTCAGCAACATCATCGAAAATCCCCTTTCGGTGATGGTCATTAACTTTGTGGATATCATGTCACATGCGCGGACCGAAATGGATATGATTCGCGAACTGGCTAACGATGAGGCGGCCTACCGATCACTTACCGAATCGTGGTTCCGCCATTCGCCGTTGCTCGAGCTGCTGAAAGAGCTGTCTTCGAAAGATATCAAACTGGTCATTACAACTGACCACGGTACCATTCGGGTACACAATCCGCTGAAGGTGATAGGTGAGCGTTCGACGAACACGAACCTTCGTTACAAGCAGGGGCGCAACCTGAAATACAACCGCAAAGAGGTGTTCGAAATGACGAATCCGGCAGCGGGATTTTTACCGGCTTCCCATGTGAGTTCAACCTTTATTTTCGCCAGCGTAACGGATTTCTTTGCCTATCCGAACAACTACAACTATTACGTCAACTATTTTAAGGATACTTTCCAGCACGGCGGAATTTCGCTCGAGGAAATGCTGGTGCCTTTTATAACTCTTTCGCCAAAATAG
- a CDS encoding tetratricopeptide repeat protein — MKLNIRYIFILFAVSGFTPGCSTSKNTVVSRAYNNLTSHYNIYFNAKESVKSGLDQVDQAVQNEYTHILPLYKTSEKDAVGAARSTMDVAIMKCSKLITQHSITKKPRRRSNRSERYKEFASKKEFNKWVDDTYLLMGRAYFYKHDFYRAIENFSYVIRNFSKEPTRYEAYLWLARAYNENGQFSNARDIFDLLQGDPNFPKKLLKDFELVQTDYFMKQAEYKQAVPHLEPALNNRFPRKKKLRYNYILAQLYAETDQQANAVAYYRKVIKMHPPYEMAFNARINRAEEYTGAGSAADLKKQLRRMLRDEKNEEFRDRIYYAMGKVAMKEGMKAEAIDDYRTSAVYSKENNDQRAETCLALARIYFEDENYVSSQSYYDSALVVIDNTYPGYDEISSRAASLGRLVTNLNTITREDSLQRLAQMTTSDRNALIDSWVSKINEEESRKQEEARNQQLTQNYYRYNQRRNTIQGSNDGSWYFYNPTTVGIGKAEFRRIWGKRKLEDNWRRLNKAQLSVSETDQLAEETQSDSTQVTVKRISDPRQRDYYLQDVPLTDSLMAASNGRLMLAYYNAARIYRSEFNDYQRSAELLEQLERKFPGGSLELMSWFDLYQIYKTQEQTADAAKYEQLIVAKYPNSKYARFLKDPNYFVTLEAQRDSMNRMYSKAFNLYQERDFKGATQKARQLLNMHPDTNLVAKTRFLEIVSEGTQQARKLFADSLKAYIAANPHAGTLPLANKIYGLLQDSTLADYQKMLAEGYVHQNIQNPEVMDEENQKNDEFGGKFSYKEDVFHYFVIVFPRQAKVDVNRLIFDIANYDIDYYTQQDFDIEKVNLNARSEMVVVRSLPDKEQGLIYFRSIIRKRKIFETLREVEYVNFIASSPNYRTLLADHDYHEYLKFFMKNYSRYISSDFPQDELANPEELLAKARKQEEPEEKGQFVMVKPTVDPNSYHRSADEAHRFVLIPENAQQNLKPLQKLFAAFDSTNYADLNPTVVKGTVSGKPALEVTGLTGEAVARDYFGAVVKTRGLFAPLDGGDYRNFYISDTNLALLEKKKDIDGYMNFFSRAYLGKIPHPKGPETKPITPTETTTPVAKPAPLYNGAYNTQLGTDHRFVLVFPSEGVDLAAMQSGFEKFNHNNFGSDNIKVQTEPLDSNRMMLVVSGLGGKESAMVYFRKVIASRPLFTPLDNKQYRNFVISAANEEILKEKKNLTPYLEFFGQFYLKN; from the coding sequence TTGAAGCTGAATATCCGATATATCTTTATTCTGTTTGCTGTTAGTGGATTCACTCCGGGATGTTCGACTAGTAAGAATACGGTTGTGTCAAGAGCATACAATAACCTAACCTCGCACTACAATATCTATTTCAACGCGAAAGAGAGCGTGAAATCGGGATTGGACCAGGTAGACCAGGCAGTACAGAATGAATATACACACATCCTTCCGTTGTATAAAACCAGTGAGAAGGATGCAGTCGGTGCTGCCCGTTCGACGATGGACGTAGCCATTATGAAGTGCTCGAAGTTGATTACACAGCACTCCATCACAAAGAAACCCCGCCGAAGAAGTAACCGTTCCGAACGATACAAGGAATTTGCTTCTAAGAAGGAATTCAATAAATGGGTCGATGATACTTACCTGTTGATGGGACGGGCGTATTTTTATAAACACGACTTCTATCGGGCCATCGAGAATTTCTCTTATGTCATCCGTAATTTCAGTAAAGAACCTACCCGGTACGAAGCTTACCTTTGGTTAGCCCGGGCTTATAATGAAAACGGACAGTTTAGCAATGCCCGTGATATTTTTGACTTGCTGCAAGGCGATCCTAACTTTCCGAAAAAGCTGTTGAAGGATTTTGAGCTGGTGCAGACTGATTATTTCATGAAGCAGGCCGAATACAAACAGGCTGTCCCGCATCTGGAACCGGCATTGAACAACCGGTTTCCCCGGAAGAAGAAACTACGCTATAATTATATTCTTGCTCAGTTGTATGCCGAGACCGATCAGCAGGCCAATGCCGTGGCGTACTACCGGAAAGTAATTAAAATGCATCCGCCTTACGAGATGGCGTTTAACGCGCGTATTAACCGGGCCGAAGAATATACCGGTGCCGGAAGCGCTGCCGATTTGAAGAAGCAATTGCGCCGGATGCTCCGCGACGAAAAGAATGAAGAGTTTCGCGACCGTATATATTACGCCATGGGAAAAGTGGCGATGAAGGAAGGCATGAAGGCAGAAGCAATCGATGACTACCGGACATCGGCGGTATACAGCAAAGAAAATAATGATCAGCGGGCAGAAACATGCCTGGCCTTGGCACGTATTTATTTCGAAGATGAAAACTATGTGTCGTCGCAAAGTTATTACGACAGTGCATTGGTCGTGATTGACAATACTTATCCCGGATACGACGAGATTTCATCGCGGGCAGCCAGTTTGGGCCGGTTGGTAACGAACCTGAATACCATTACCCGCGAAGATAGTTTGCAACGGCTCGCTCAAATGACGACATCCGACCGAAATGCATTGATTGATAGCTGGGTTTCAAAAATTAACGAAGAGGAATCTCGCAAACAGGAGGAAGCCAGAAACCAGCAGCTGACACAAAATTATTACCGGTATAATCAAAGGAGGAATACCATTCAGGGCAGCAATGACGGCTCGTGGTATTTTTATAATCCAACTACAGTAGGCATCGGGAAAGCAGAATTCCGCCGTATTTGGGGAAAACGGAAACTGGAAGACAACTGGCGGAGACTGAACAAAGCCCAGCTTTCGGTAAGTGAAACGGATCAATTAGCCGAAGAAACGCAAAGCGATTCGACACAGGTTACTGTAAAGCGGATATCCGATCCGCGGCAGCGGGATTATTACCTGCAGGATGTTCCGTTGACCGATTCGTTGATGGCGGCTTCCAACGGCCGCTTGATGCTGGCATACTACAATGCAGCACGCATTTATCGTTCGGAATTCAACGACTATCAGCGTTCGGCTGAGCTGCTGGAACAATTGGAGCGGAAATTTCCGGGAGGAAGTCTGGAACTCATGTCGTGGTTTGATTTATACCAGATTTATAAAACGCAGGAGCAAACGGCAGATGCTGCCAAATATGAGCAACTTATCGTTGCAAAATATCCTAACTCGAAATATGCGAGATTCCTGAAAGACCCAAACTATTTTGTCACTCTGGAGGCGCAACGCGACAGCATGAACCGGATGTACAGCAAGGCATTCAATTTGTACCAGGAGCGGGATTTCAAAGGAGCAACACAAAAGGCGCGGCAGTTACTGAACATGCATCCCGATACGAATTTGGTGGCAAAAACCCGCTTTTTGGAAATTGTTTCGGAAGGGACCCAACAGGCCCGCAAATTATTTGCCGATAGCCTGAAGGCTTATATTGCTGCTAATCCACATGCCGGGACGTTGCCACTTGCCAACAAAATTTACGGACTTCTTCAGGACAGCACGCTCGCCGATTACCAAAAAATGCTGGCGGAAGGATACGTTCATCAGAATATTCAAAATCCCGAAGTAATGGACGAGGAGAACCAAAAGAACGATGAGTTCGGTGGTAAATTCTCGTACAAAGAAGATGTGTTCCATTATTTCGTCATTGTCTTCCCGCGACAGGCGAAAGTGGATGTAAACCGCTTGATTTTCGATATTGCCAACTACGATATTGACTATTATACGCAGCAGGATTTCGATATTGAGAAGGTGAACCTTAATGCGCGTTCGGAGATGGTTGTGGTGCGCAGTCTTCCCGATAAGGAACAAGGGCTTATCTATTTCCGTTCGATCATCAGGAAACGAAAAATATTTGAAACGCTCAGGGAGGTTGAGTATGTCAACTTTATTGCTTCGTCGCCTAACTACCGGACGTTGCTGGCTGACCATGATTACCATGAATACCTGAAGTTCTTCATGAAGAATTACAGCCGGTACATCAGCTCCGACTTCCCGCAGGATGAATTGGCCAACCCCGAAGAGCTGCTGGCAAAAGCCCGCAAACAGGAAGAGCCGGAAGAAAAAGGCCAGTTCGTAATGGTGAAACCAACGGTCGATCCGAATAGTTACCACCGCTCGGCTGATGAAGCGCACCGGTTTGTATTGATTCCCGAAAATGCACAGCAGAATTTGAAGCCTTTACAGAAATTGTTTGCAGCATTTGATTCGACCAACTATGCCGATTTAAATCCGACGGTCGTAAAAGGAACCGTTTCCGGGAAACCGGCATTGGAGGTCACCGGACTGACGGGTGAAGCTGTTGCCCGTGATTATTTCGGCGCCGTAGTGAAAACCCGCGGTTTGTTTGCTCCGTTGGATGGAGGTGATTACCGTAACTTCTACATTTCGGATACGAATTTGGCGTTGCTGGAAAAGAAAAAAGATATTGATGGTTACATGAATTTCTTCTCGAGGGCTTACTTAGGAAAAATACCACACCCGAAAGGGCCGGAAACTAAGCCCATAACGCCAACGGAAACCACCACTCCGGTAGCAAAACCAGCGCCTTTGTATAACGGCGCTTACAATACTCAGTTGGGGACCGATCACCGTTTTGTGCTGGTTTTCCCGTCAGAAGGTGTTGATTTGGCTGCAATGCAATCTGGTTTTGAGAAATTTAACCACAACAACTTTGGTTCGGATAATATAAAAGTACAGACCGAACCGCTTGACAGCAATCGCATGATGCTTGTTGTGAGTGGCCTGGGAGGAAAGGAAAGCGCGATGGTTTATTTCCGGAAGGTGATTGCCAGCCGCCCATTATTTACTCCCTTGGATAATAAGCAGTACCGGAACTTTGTGATTAGCGCTGCTAATGAGGAAATTCTGAAGGAAAAGAAAAATCTCACTCCTTATCTTGAGTTCTTTGGTCAGTTCTACCTGAAGAACTAG
- a CDS encoding Mrp/NBP35 family ATP-binding protein encodes MAIVPKQITDILRSVKFPGSEENVVELDMVQEIRIAGTRISFTLVFQRDNDPDIQTVAQACAKAIEDELGMEVEISITPKAIHRMQAPVLPGVKNTIAIASGKGGVGKSTVAVNLAVALAKKGAKVGLIDADIFGPSIPKMFDEENARPTMTKVDGRDLIVPVEKYGVKILSIGFFVNMEDALVWRGPMASNALKQLLIEADWGELDYLLIDLPPGTSDIHLTLVQTIPVTASLIVTTPQEVALADVVKGVAMFKSKSIDVPVLGIVENMSWFTPAELPDNKYYIFGKDGGKELAEQLELPLLGQIPLVMSIREGGDNGVPAASKENSVTGQAFLDVANQVIHRLELRNKFFKPSRKVKTERK; translated from the coding sequence ATGGCTATTGTTCCCAAGCAGATTACCGATATTCTCCGGTCAGTAAAGTTCCCGGGTTCGGAAGAGAATGTGGTGGAGCTGGATATGGTTCAGGAGATCCGTATTGCCGGTACCCGAATTAGTTTTACCCTTGTTTTTCAACGCGACAACGATCCCGATATTCAAACCGTGGCACAGGCTTGCGCCAAAGCAATTGAAGATGAGTTGGGCATGGAAGTGGAAATCAGCATTACGCCCAAGGCCATCCACCGGATGCAGGCGCCGGTTCTTCCGGGAGTAAAGAATACCATTGCCATTGCCTCGGGTAAAGGAGGTGTTGGAAAATCAACCGTGGCGGTTAACCTGGCGGTAGCACTGGCGAAAAAAGGAGCGAAAGTAGGATTAATTGACGCCGATATTTTTGGCCCCTCGATACCTAAAATGTTCGATGAGGAGAATGCCCGTCCGACGATGACAAAAGTGGATGGGCGTGATTTGATTGTCCCGGTAGAAAAGTACGGTGTGAAAATACTTTCCATCGGGTTCTTCGTGAATATGGAAGATGCGCTCGTATGGCGCGGTCCGATGGCTTCCAACGCGTTGAAGCAGCTGTTGATTGAAGCTGATTGGGGAGAACTGGATTATCTGCTCATCGACTTGCCTCCGGGCACGAGTGATATTCACCTGACATTGGTACAAACAATTCCGGTAACGGCGTCGTTAATTGTCACCACTCCGCAGGAGGTGGCTTTGGCAGATGTGGTGAAAGGTGTGGCGATGTTCAAGAGCAAGTCGATAGATGTGCCGGTTTTGGGAATTGTCGAAAACATGTCGTGGTTTACACCGGCTGAACTTCCCGATAATAAATATTACATCTTCGGAAAAGATGGCGGTAAAGAGTTGGCAGAGCAGTTGGAGCTTCCTTTGCTGGGACAAATTCCGTTGGTAATGAGCATTCGCGAAGGCGGTGACAATGGTGTTCCGGCTGCCTCGAAGGAAAATTCGGTAACCGGCCAGGCTTTCCTCGACGTAGCGAATCAGGTGATTCACCGGTTGGAGCTTCGGAACAAGTTCTTCAAACCTTCACGGAAGGTGAAAACCGAAAGAAAATAA
- a CDS encoding MGMT family protein has translation MSHFNENVYDVVRQIPVGRVTSYGAIARFLGSPQSSRMVGWAMNNAHNQLPYVPAHRVVNRQGLLTGKVHFGGPDVMQELLESEGIKVVDDQIIDFKKHFWDPMKELPFDETFPTP, from the coding sequence ATGTCCCACTTTAATGAAAATGTATACGATGTGGTCCGCCAAATTCCGGTAGGAAGGGTAACCAGTTATGGCGCCATTGCCCGGTTCCTGGGTTCTCCGCAATCGTCACGCATGGTTGGTTGGGCGATGAATAATGCGCACAATCAGCTGCCGTATGTTCCGGCGCACCGGGTGGTGAACCGTCAGGGATTGTTAACCGGTAAAGTGCATTTCGGTGGACCGGATGTGATGCAGGAATTGCTGGAAAGCGAAGGAATCAAAGTGGTTGACGACCAGATTATCGATTTTAAGAAGCACTTCTGGGACCCCATGAAAGAACTTCCGTTTGACGAAACTTTTCCCACGCCTTAA
- the trmB gene encoding tRNA (guanosine(46)-N7)-methyltransferase TrmB: protein MGKNKLSKFAEMETFGHVVQVPFRVLNEEGFDMKGQWNERFFKNENPIVLELGCGKGEYTVGLARRFPQFNFIGIDIKGSRMWKGAKESWEGQMKNVGFLRTNIELLNAFFAPEEIAEIWITFPDPQMKKVRKRLTSTRFMQSYRSFLKPGGIVHLKTDSNFMYQYTRSMIEENHLPVDVDTDDLYQSGLGNEILEIRTFYEQQWLDRGKTIKYLRFHLKEGELKEPDVEPEPDDYRSFGRNK from the coding sequence GTGGGGAAAAATAAGTTGTCGAAGTTTGCCGAGATGGAAACTTTCGGACACGTGGTGCAGGTTCCTTTCAGGGTACTGAATGAAGAAGGTTTCGATATGAAAGGCCAGTGGAATGAGCGTTTCTTTAAGAATGAAAATCCTATCGTTTTGGAGCTGGGATGTGGAAAAGGCGAATATACCGTCGGTTTGGCCCGCCGGTTTCCCCAATTCAACTTCATCGGGATCGATATTAAAGGCTCACGGATGTGGAAAGGCGCGAAAGAATCGTGGGAAGGCCAAATGAAAAATGTGGGCTTTTTACGAACCAATATCGAATTGCTGAACGCTTTTTTTGCTCCGGAAGAGATTGCGGAAATCTGGATTACTTTCCCCGATCCGCAGATGAAAAAAGTGCGGAAGCGGTTAACATCAACGCGTTTTATGCAATCGTACCGAAGCTTCCTGAAACCCGGCGGCATTGTTCACCTGAAAACGGACAGCAATTTTATGTACCAGTACACCCGGTCGATGATTGAAGAGAACCACCTTCCGGTGGACGTGGATACCGACGATTTGTATCAGTCCGGTCTGGGGAACGAAATTTTGGAGATCAGAACGTTCTACGAACAGCAGTGGCTCGACCGCGGGAAAACCATCAAATACCTTCGTTTTCACCTGAAAGAGGGAGAACTGAAAGAACCTGATGTGGAACCGGAGCCAGACGATTACCGCAGCTTTGGAAGAAACAAATGA
- a CDS encoding gliding motility lipoprotein GldH gives MGNRENRGNVKWGAGLMLLVWSGILYSCGGGAVYDEYHQLKGSKWNKDSVLNFTVNIPDSTTLYDIYFNVRNEGSYPYQNLWLFIKVTPPEGGKLMQDTVELMLANKAGKWYGSGIGDLYDKKYPYKHQVYFPNPGDYTFSVRQGMRSKNGILKGIHDFGFRVEQVN, from the coding sequence ATGGGAAACCGGGAAAACCGAGGAAACGTTAAATGGGGCGCCGGACTGATGCTTCTGGTTTGGTCCGGTATCCTTTATTCGTGCGGCGGTGGTGCTGTATACGATGAATATCACCAACTGAAAGGTTCGAAATGGAATAAGGATTCGGTATTGAATTTTACGGTCAATATTCCTGACTCCACCACGTTGTACGATATCTATTTTAATGTTCGGAACGAAGGTTCCTATCCGTATCAGAACCTGTGGCTGTTTATCAAAGTTACCCCGCCAGAAGGTGGTAAACTGATGCAGGATACCGTGGAACTGATGCTGGCAAACAAAGCCGGAAAATGGTATGGTTCGGGAATCGGAGATTTGTATGATAAAAAATATCCGTACAAACACCAGGTTTATTTCCCAAACCCGGGCGATTATACTTTCTCGGTGCGGCAGGGAATGAGAAGTAAAAATGGGATATTGAAAGGCATACACGACTTCGGTTTTCGCGTAGAACAAGTGAATTGA